CATTACGCTAAAACTTTTAAAATCATCATTTTCGCAGTTATAGTGGAACATCAATCCGCTTATCTTATCTAAAACCGACATAATTTCTTCTTCCAAAGTGACACCGAGCCTTGAATATTTTCTTGAAGGATCAGCCAAATCAAAACGCGAATAACTTATTCCCGGATTTATTCTTAAACCAACCTTAATATGTTTTATATCATTATAAAACATATTAAGCTGCGATACGGAGTTAAATATAATTTTGTCAGCAATATTTTTCAGCGCTTTAACATCGTCCGAAGAGTAAGCGACGCTGAAAGCATGCGTTTCTTTTCCGAACTTCTCATGGCCAAGTTTTGCTTCATAAAAGGAACTACTAGTTGTGCCATCCATGTATTTACTCATTAAATCAAACACAGCCCATGTAGAGAAACATTTCAACGCCAGAACTGATTTAGCTCCGCTATTATCTCTTACATATTTAATCTTCTTCAGATTTCTAAGTAATTTTCTTTCGTCAATCAAGTAATACGGAGTTTCTATTTTTTTATTCATTCTATTCCCAAAAATAAGAGACTGCGCGTTTTATCCCTTTTTCTCTAAAATATGTAAAAATTCATAATTATGTTCTGATTTATAATTTCTGTTTTCCGTCTTATCTGATTTAAACCTTTGATATTTTTGTTTCACTAATCACTTTAATTTCTTTTATATTCATCAACCCTTCGTTATTATAACTTAAAAAAATATATCTGAACTGCCTTGTATTATAAGGAGGATCTAAATACAATATATCTCCAGAAATTTCTTTAATTAATTTATTGCTATCTTTATTATAAACTTTATGCCTATTGTTGTTTACTTCAAAAAAAGCAGGTTCCAAGACAATATCCTTTAATGATTGCTTTATACTCTTGAGAAATGCTCCATATATAGATGCAAAATATGAGAAAGTTTTAAATAAAGTCGAATGGGTTAGCCTTGGCGGCGGATTGTATTTTACAAAAGACGGGTATCCTTTGGATAAATTCTGTAAAAAATTAAAAAGCTTTAGCAAGAAGCATAACGTTTTGGTTTATTTGGAACCAGGTGAAACCGCAATTACAAAAAGTTGCGAGCTTATTACTACAATTTTAGACATTGTAAAAAATGTAAAAGATATCGCTATAGTTGATGCTTCTATTGAAGCGCATATGCTTGATTTGCTTATAACCTTTTTAACTTCTTTCTTAAATAGTCTTCAGGACAACACCTGTACCCGCAAATAAATCGCAGAATATCATATTTGACAGATTATGTCCGACAATAGAATACACCGTTTCTTTTATAAAAGATAATAATTTGTATTTTGATCCGATATAGTTCATTTATCAGCTATTCTTCCTTTTCATTAGATAATATCATTGAAAACTGATTTCTTGACTTTGCCAACTTAGATTGAGTTGAAAACACAACTTGAGACATAAATTCTATAACATTCAAAATCTGACTATCAATATTTTATTTCCACTTTTCACTTCCTTTGTACCAATAATATATTCCTAGAAAATCCCCACGAATATTATTACTTACACATTTTTCACAATATCTTGACTTGAGTAAATTATTCGGTCTGGTCAGTAAAATAAATTTACTTTTTATCATTTCTTCACTCATATTGTCATTATTAATATTTTCATCTTTTGACCATCTTATTTGTGGAAATTTATGGTCTACTTCAAGTTCTCCTTATAACATCGCTTCTTCAAAACCATATATTTCTTTTACTTTTTTTGATAGTTTAAGCGATATACCCGATCTTAATTTTGTTTCTTGCAAGATTTCCAAAGATTTTAGTTTTCTATGAATAGTTTTATTATTACATTTTTTACAAAAAACTTTTTTATAGAATTTCCCCTCTTCATCAGTGTCCAACTGTATTCCTTTTTGTCTCCATATCTGCCAAGTTTTTGCTTGACTTGAGTTAAGTCCACATTTTGCACAATTTTAAAAAGAAAATAGTCGCTTTTGAGCGGCTCTACACTTCCACATAAAGTTCACTCCAAACTTTCCTCTATTTCCTTCAATATTTTTTATTACAATTCCCTTTAACTTTACTTTAAAATTTTTTTATCATATCCATGCAATAAAAACTTAAAGGAACAACTTCACTTTTTTATATATATCGCCAATAACTAATGCAAAATATTTATTTGTCTCCAAATATTACAACAAATTTTCGCATACTGTTTTTCATAATAGGCATCTTGCATATTACCTTTTATGTAATCAATCATATTCTTATTTATGTTAAAACCTATATATCTGCGATTTAATTTTTCACATTCATACAATGTCGTACCACTTCCTGCAAATGCCTCTAAAACAATATCATTTTCATTCGTGTACCTTCTTAATTAACTGACTTGGTATCTGTAGAATAAAATCACCATGATAAATATTCTTGTGTTTTTCGATTTTCTTTCTCTCTTTAATATTTTCTTCATTTGAAAATATATTCGTATGACCTTTATTCATAAACTCTCAAATTGTAAATGATTTAATCTATATTCAAGACATTAAAAAATTCTCTCAAGCACTTCCAAAACTGACATTCCGGGCTTTATTCCGACTTTCTGCGCATGCGTAGTAGAACTTACAATATTTTTTTTCAACATACCGTCAACAGTTTTTACACCGGTGACGACAGCCGCAATATTTCTCATTCTTTCAGCAGTTTCAAGGTTCAAATATCCGCACATTATAAAACCGTTATTTCCTTTTATAAAAACCAAATTGCTGCCGCTGAATAATTCACACTCAAAACCATAATACTTTTTTCTTTTTACAATGAACTCTTTTAATTGCATTTTCCCCTCTTTTTACAGCTTAGTTCATTATGACTTTAATAAATCTCTCACCACCGAACACCGCAATTAGCAACAGAACTATATAGAATTTTTTAACAATCTCCATTCAAATCAAATTATTTTAAATAAAATTTGACCGTTTGATCAAAATTTGCTAATCTTAAAAAGTTTTAAAATTAAAAACAACAGAGAAACAAACAAATGAATTACAAATTTTGGTTCTGGGTTGTAAATATCGTTTCAACAGTCTTAAGATTCCTTGTAACAAGCAAAATTGATATTACAATAGACGAAGTTTATCGACATTTAAATCTTTTTTATTTTGACCATTCGCCGATTACAGCATATTTGACTAAAGCATCAATACTCATTTTCGGAAACAATGAACTTGCAGTAAGATTTCCTACAGCTTTAATTTTCTTTTTTATATGCTGGATTTTCTTTATATGCACAAAAAAACTTTACAATGAAAGAACAGCTTTTACAGGAGTGTTATTGCTGAATATTCTGCCCGCTTTTTCGCTTTGGGGATTCGCCATTACTCTGCTGAATTCTCTTTTTGCCTTCTTTTGGATATCGACATTACTTGTCTTTATCATATTAATTGAAACCGACAATAAAAACTACTGGTACTTACTCGGCATTATAACAGGTTTTACAATGCTTTCAGGATATAATAACGCACTAATATCTTTTTCAGTCTTTACACCCCTCATTCTTTTGCCGTCGCACAGGTATTGGTTTAAAAGAAAAGAGCCGTATTTAGCACTTATTATATCCGCATTAATATTTTTGCCAGTAACAATATGGAATATTGGAAACAACAGTTTAAGCCACAGCACCGGTATCTTACCGCCAAAATTCTCTCTCACTCTTTTAGAAACATCACTCGCTGTGCAGGCATGCTACTATATATCCCCGTTTCTGTTTTTAATTTTTATTGCCGCTGCGCTTTTATGCGTAAAAGAAGTTTATCAAAAAAAAGACCGTGCCGCTATCATTATTGCATGTTTTTCATTCCCCGCTTTTTTCACGATAAAAGGAATTGCCGTTTTTAACGAAATATTGCCGCACTGGACTACTGCAACAGGCTATTTGGTTTTGTCAATTTACGCAGTTCATTTAACATTAAAATTCTGGCATATAAAATGGTTCAGAGTATACTCTTATGCGGCATGGGGATTTGCACTGTTTACACTTATCACAGTTTCGATGCATACATATCCGACAGAAAAATTTTTGCCCACTAATCAAAGACATGTTATTTCTGAACCTGAAAAAATCTATATAAAAAATGAATTTCACAATTGGGGAAATACAGTAAGAATAATGAACCTAAAAGAAAAACCTTTTATATTTATGTATAAAAGTTATCCTGCAAGCAAATTTGTATCTAGCGATAATAACGATGCTTACGGCATACAGCAGAAATACTTAAATTCTCATACTGCAGATGTCTTAAAACCAGAGAAAGATTTGCGGCAAAAACTTATAGAATTTGATCACAGTGTTTTTAAATTCATAAACTCCAATTTAAAATCCAAATTTTTAGACTTTTACATATCACTGATATCTTATTGCGATTCCACGTATTTTAATTTGAGTTTTTTTGTGATACTAATAATATCCATAGGAATACTCTGGAACAATAAGAAAGAGCGTTTTTGGACTGCCCTGATCTTCTTAGCAAGCGTAGTGGCAATAGGAGCTGTCATAACGTTTTTCTTAAAATATTATTTTGAAAGACCGCGTCCTTTAAAAGTATTAGGGGACAAAAATGTAAACACATTCTTTGAAAAACTATACTTCAATGCCTTTCCGTCAGGACATGCGCAAATTGCGTTTTCTATATGTACTTTTATGTTTATAGTAGTAAAAAAATATTGGTATTGGTACCTGATTCTAGCTTTAGGAGTAAGTTTCGAGAGAATATATGCAGGATCTCATTTCCCTTTTGACGTTTTGGCAGGAGCAATAATAGGAATAATTTTCTCTTATGCAACGGTCGCTTTGTTCAGGCAATATTTTAAAATATAACATCATTTCGCCACTTTTACGTTAAAATCAGGATTTAAAACATTTTAAATGGCAAAACAGAAATACTGTCTTTTCACGCTACTATTAAAGACTACACATTTATCACTCCTATCCGCCGTACCGGTCAAAACGCCTGCTCCGGGCATTGGATAACCTGCTGTAAGCTCATCTGGCATTGCCTACTACCTATTTGCTAACTGTAACAAAACTATTTAGTTCTCATGTGTTTTGCGCATCATCGGTAAATATTTTATCTTTATAAAAAAGATTTACAGATCAAGTTTGTACGTTAAAATCTTTTTTGTTTTCTTATTTTCTGATTTGAGATATGTATAATTTAACTTACAATTTAGGGATATATACTGCTTCAAACTCAAAACCATATTGTCTTGATTTATCTATATTTTAACTTGAAATCTCTCATTAGCATAATCCTTTACTATCAATAAATAATAAGCGGTTTGCCAACTTTACTTTATTATGTGAATATTCAGTGTCAAAATTCATTCGATATGCCATGTTCAAGTTTTAAATCCGGATTTCCGTACATTCTATAATCCGGCTAATTCCAGTAAAGATATGTAAAGACAGGTGATCTCCATACTTTTCTCTATAATCTTTCCAATTGGAAAATTGAACTGTATATTAAATAGCATAATTTCTCATACTTTTATTTAAACTACATCCTGATAAATTTTCATTGTTAGAGAATATACGCTAAGATTTAAAAAGCTTTTATCAGCCATATTAAAAGCACTTTATGTATTTATTATTATCTTTCTGTTCATTTTTTAGAGTAGGAGATGACAACTGTCTGGGAACTCCATATTTACTTTCATAAATATTTCCGCTCAAAGATAACTTTGATTTCCCGAATATATCAAAAATGCCCGCTGAAAAAAGTATTCATACCCATCATAAACTTTGAATTTTCTCTGTCTCCACCACTTGAAATATTGAATTTGTCAGTTAAATAATAAGTATCATTAAAACAAGACTAAATGTATTAAAAGTCCCGTAAGACACTGAAACGTCAACAACCGGAGAGATTTCAGTTGCTTTTTTTGTTATAACGACGTTAGCACCTAATCCAAAAGCACCCGTTCCATAAGCTGCCACGCCCAAACCTCTTATAATTTCAACTCTTTCAATAATATTTTACCGGTATTGCTGTACGCCTACTCCTCTCCTATATCGTTAATTCTGCCCCGTCAACTGCTAACACCAAAGCCTACGAAGAGATGCGCCGCGTATTGAAATACTCGCATTTGCACCTGTTGTCCCGTTACTTTTAAAATCGATACCAACCTGATTTTGCAAAAGTTCGTCGAGTGTTTCAAAGTATCTCTCTTTCATAGTTTTCTGCGCAATAGCAATAACGTAATATTTGCAGGAAGTTTTTTATACCTCTCATCATACTTTGTTAAAGTTACAAAAATATCCTGCGCTAAAACAATATTCGCCGCAAAAGCAAGGTAAAATAGGACACTTAATATTTTTTCATTTCTCACTTTTTACCTCTTTCCGGTTTTACTCACCGGTATAACATATGGTCTATTTGAAATCGGGTTTGTTTTTACAACAACTGTCGTATTGTAAACTCTTTCAATATCTCTATAATTTAAAACTTCTTCAGCTGTTCCCTGCCTGCAAACCGAACCATTTTCTATTAAAACCAGTTTGCTGCAGAATTCGCCTGCCGCATTCAAATCATGCAAACTTAAGATTATC
This genomic interval from Candidatus Endomicrobiellum trichonymphae contains the following:
- a CDS encoding DNA adenine methylase is translated as MLKLFNFLQNLSKGYPSFVKYNPPPRLTHSTLFKTFSYFASIYGAFLKSIKQSLKDIVLEPAFFEVNNNRHKVYNKDSNKLIKEISGDILYLDPPYNTRQFRYIFLSYNNEGLMNIKEIKVISETKISKV
- a CDS encoding glycosyltransferase family 39 protein, with amino-acid sequence MNYKFWFWVVNIVSTVLRFLVTSKIDITIDEVYRHLNLFYFDHSPITAYLTKASILIFGNNELAVRFPTALIFFFICWIFFICTKKLYNERTAFTGVLLLNILPAFSLWGFAITLLNSLFAFFWISTLLVFIILIETDNKNYWYLLGIITGFTMLSGYNNALISFSVFTPLILLPSHRYWFKRKEPYLALIISALIFLPVTIWNIGNNSLSHSTGILPPKFSLTLLETSLAVQACYYISPFLFLIFIAAALLCVKEVYQKKDRAAIIIACFSFPAFFTIKGIAVFNEILPHWTTATGYLVLSIYAVHLTLKFWHIKWFRVYSYAAWGFALFTLITVSMHTYPTEKFLPTNQRHVISEPEKIYIKNEFHNWGNTVRIMNLKEKPFIFMYKSYPASKFVSSDNNDAYGIQQKYLNSHTADVLKPEKDLRQKLIEFDHSVFKFINSNLKSKFLDFYISLISYCDSTYFNLSFFVILIISIGILWNNKKERFWTALIFLASVVAIGAVITFFLKYYFERPRPLKVLGDKNVNTFFEKLYFNAFPSGHAQIAFSICTFMFIVVKKYWYWYLILALGVSFERIYAGSHFPFDVLAGAIIGIIFSYATVALFRQYFKI
- a CDS encoding YunC family protein, which codes for MQLKEFIVKRKKYYGFECELFSGSNLVFIKGNNGFIMCGYLNLETAERMRNIAAVVTGVKTVDGMLKKNIVSSTTHAQKVGIKPGMSVLEVLERIF
- a CDS encoding DNA adenine methylase, whose protein sequence is MNYIGSKYKLLSFIKETVYSIVGHNLSNMIFCDLFAGTGVVLKTI